The following coding sequences are from one Thermanaerothrix sp. window:
- a CDS encoding HIT domain-containing protein: MANRDVIFAPWRMAYIKSGGVQEEGCFLCNAGAKGDPLLVHRGERCLVILNRFPYNPGHLLIAPIRHVGDPEDLEAPEGAELWELQVKCLGLVRRVMNPHGFNVGMNLGAAAGAGLPGHLHLHLVPRWNGDCNFMPVIGDVKVIPEALEETRRALAEAWG, translated from the coding sequence TTGGCGAATCGGGACGTGATATTCGCCCCTTGGCGGATGGCCTACATAAAGTCCGGCGGGGTCCAGGAGGAGGGCTGCTTCCTTTGCAACGCCGGCGCCAAGGGGGACCCCCTTCTGGTGCACCGGGGGGAGCGGTGCCTTGTGATATTGAACCGTTTCCCCTACAACCCGGGACATCTGCTCATAGCCCCCATAAGGCACGTGGGGGATCCGGAGGACCTGGAGGCCCCGGAGGGCGCTGAGCTCTGGGAGCTGCAGGTCAAGTGCCTTGGGCTGGTGCGAAGGGTCATGAACCCCCATGGTTTCAACGTGGGGATGAACCTGGGGGCCGCCGCTGGGGCCGGCCTGCCGGGGCACCTTCACCTTCACCTGGTGCCCCGGTGGAACGGGGACTGCAACTTCATGCCCGTGATAGGGGACGTGAAGGTCATCCCCGAGGCGCTGGAGGAGACCCGGAGGGCTCTGGCGGAGGCCTGGGGGTGA
- a CDS encoding YigZ family protein produces MEIIESPLEPHVEELAIKRSRFIGVAIPFDHSTAMKDLLREVQEDYPRATHYCWAYKTHFPRRDEGFSDGGEPSGTAGRPILNAILSSGMSQVAVVVVRYYGGIKLGVRGLIDAYNLAAKAALEGCQRVVLERCLPVSFTLDYSKEDQLRHWWHRMGLRGDAIRWNYREKLEASGIIPEEMKGALEKFLDQVSYHGEVVCRFGEIQLLASPLEKNRPQGDHGVQGSQV; encoded by the coding sequence TTGGAGATCATAGAATCCCCGTTGGAACCCCACGTTGAGGAGCTGGCCATAAAGCGGTCCCGCTTCATCGGGGTGGCGATCCCCTTCGACCACTCCACGGCCATGAAGGACCTTCTAAGGGAGGTGCAGGAGGATTACCCCCGGGCCACCCACTACTGTTGGGCCTACAAGACCCATTTCCCAAGGCGGGACGAGGGCTTCTCCGACGGCGGGGAGCCCTCGGGAACCGCCGGGAGGCCCATCTTGAACGCCATCCTGTCCTCCGGCATGTCCCAGGTGGCGGTGGTGGTGGTTCGATACTACGGGGGCATAAAGCTGGGGGTCCGGGGGCTCATAGACGCCTACAACCTGGCGGCCAAGGCGGCATTGGAGGGCTGCCAACGGGTGGTGTTGGAGCGGTGTCTGCCGGTGAGCTTCACCCTGGACTACTCAAAGGAGGACCAGCTCCGGCATTGGTGGCACCGCATGGGACTTAGGGGGGACGCGATCCGTTGGAATTACCGGGAAAAGCTGGAGGCCTCGGGCATAATACCGGAGGAGATGAAGGGGGCCCTCGAGAAGTTCCTGGACCAGGTATCCTACCATGGGGAGGTGGTTTGCCGATTCGGGGAGATACAGCTCTTGGCGTCCCCCCTGGAGAAAAACCGCCCCCAAGGGGACCATGGGGTTCAGGGAAGCCAAGTTTGA
- a CDS encoding putative metallopeptidase, with protein MDKDAGHVICSDRIRPIAEALVRKYPELGHVEVDKILFVLNRKSRGSKKRVVLAKTSRMPAKWREILYQLGAVEYQYVMEFFEKTTSVLDENQMIALVYRELRRIGKNGDVAPPDVHEWYNVLMGLGRRWFYPDATCPNLLSDDVDWKKLMGSAYEPPLPPE; from the coding sequence ATGGACAAGGATGCGGGGCATGTGATCTGTTCCGATAGGATAAGGCCCATAGCGGAGGCGTTGGTGAGGAAGTACCCGGAGCTTGGGCACGTGGAGGTGGACAAGATCCTCTTCGTGCTGAACAGAAAGTCCCGGGGCAGCAAGAAACGGGTGGTTTTGGCCAAGACCAGCAGGATGCCGGCCAAGTGGCGGGAAATACTCTATCAGCTGGGGGCGGTGGAATACCAGTACGTGATGGAGTTCTTCGAGAAGACCACCTCGGTGCTGGACGAAAACCAGATGATAGCCCTGGTTTATCGGGAGCTCCGCCGGATAGGCAAGAACGGCGACGTGGCTCCCCCGGACGTGCACGAGTGGTACAACGTGCTGATGGGGCTGGGCAGGCGCTGGTTCTACCCCGACGCCACTTGCCCGAACCTGCTGAGCGACGACGTGGACTGGAAAAAGCTCATGGGGTCCGCTTACGAACCCCCCTTGCCGCCGGAGTAA
- a CDS encoding ParB/RepB/Spo0J family partition protein — MAKQGGLGRGLSSLIPTKQDEPAALAPDTPAASKKPADGAPLKAEGPAGQREERVPCSALEPNPFQPRRVISEGSIDELAASIKVHGVLQPLLVRPKGDDTYQIVAGERRWRAAMRAGVQQVPVRVVEMDERAMREAALVENLQREDLSPLDVAESINELIQEFSSTHEAIAERLGWSRSAVTNKLRLLQLPDSVKALLSSGAITEGHARALLRLQDRGQMEEVARAVVQRGLSVRQTEDVVRRMESQGGESDKGERTPRAINHYPYEFADQFGVEIGMSGKSDSLTLHLRNLNKSQAHKILALIDQHRGLIFPGK; from the coding sequence ATGGCAAAGCAAGGAGGACTTGGCAGGGGGCTTTCTTCCCTGATCCCAACGAAGCAGGACGAGCCGGCGGCGTTGGCGCCGGATACCCCGGCGGCGTCCAAGAAACCGGCGGACGGGGCGCCTTTGAAGGCCGAGGGGCCGGCGGGGCAGCGGGAGGAACGGGTGCCCTGTTCCGCCCTGGAGCCCAACCCCTTCCAGCCCAGAAGGGTCATAAGCGAGGGGTCCATCGACGAACTGGCGGCGTCCATAAAGGTCCACGGGGTGCTTCAGCCCCTGCTGGTGCGCCCCAAGGGAGACGACACCTATCAGATAGTGGCGGGTGAGCGCCGTTGGAGGGCCGCCATGAGGGCGGGGGTGCAGCAGGTGCCCGTCCGGGTGGTGGAGATGGACGAGCGGGCCATGCGGGAGGCGGCGCTGGTGGAGAACCTCCAGCGGGAGGACCTGTCCCCCCTGGACGTGGCGGAGAGCATAAACGAGCTCATACAGGAGTTCTCCTCCACCCACGAGGCCATAGCGGAGAGGCTGGGTTGGAGCCGTTCCGCGGTGACCAACAAGCTGAGGCTCCTGCAGCTCCCGGACTCCGTAAAGGCCCTGTTGTCCTCCGGGGCCATCACGGAGGGACACGCCAGGGCGCTACTTAGGCTCCAGGATCGGGGCCAGATGGAGGAGGTGGCCCGGGCGGTGGTCCAGAGGGGCCTTAGCGTCCGACAGACCGAGGATGTGGTGCGGCGAATGGAGTCCCAGGGGGGTGAGTCGGACAAGGGGGAGAGGACCCCAAGGGCCATAAACCACTACCCCTACGAGTTCGCCGATCAGTTCGGGGTGGAGATAGGCATGTCCGGCAAGTCGGACTCCCTGACCCTTCACCTCCGGAACCTCAACAAGTCCCAGGCCCACAAGATCCTGGCCCTCATAGACCAACACCGTGGGCTGATATTTCCCGGGAAATAG
- a CDS encoding AAA family ATPase, protein MTVLALTNQKGGVGKTSSCVNLAAAIAMQGKRVLMVDMDPQGNATSGIGIDRSSLSKSVYELLLGDAQFEQVVVQSDIDNLWVLPATIDLAGAEIELSSAISRESRLRKFREQFDSYHLVLVDCPPSLGLLTLNALVAADKFVVPIQCEYYALEGLSQLLKTIDLVRQYLNPSIDLFGIILTMYDNRTRLSRDVAEQVRQRFPKETFDTIIPRNVRVSESPSYGMPVVTYDPSSQGAQAYVELAQEVLGRL, encoded by the coding sequence ATGACCGTGTTGGCCCTTACGAACCAAAAAGGGGGGGTGGGGAAGACTTCCTCCTGCGTGAACCTGGCGGCGGCCATAGCCATGCAGGGGAAGAGGGTTTTGATGGTGGACATGGATCCCCAGGGGAACGCCACGTCCGGGATCGGTATCGACCGTTCCTCTCTGTCCAAGAGCGTTTACGAGTTGTTGTTGGGGGATGCCCAGTTCGAGCAGGTGGTGGTGCAGTCGGACATAGACAACCTGTGGGTGCTGCCCGCCACCATAGACCTGGCGGGTGCGGAGATCGAGTTGTCCTCCGCCATCAGTCGGGAGTCCAGGCTTAGGAAGTTCCGGGAGCAGTTCGATTCATACCACCTGGTGCTGGTGGACTGCCCCCCATCCTTAGGGCTTCTCACCCTAAACGCCCTGGTGGCGGCGGACAAGTTCGTGGTGCCAATTCAGTGCGAGTACTACGCCTTGGAGGGGCTGTCGCAGCTGCTTAAAACCATAGACCTGGTGCGCCAGTACCTGAACCCCTCCATCGACCTCTTCGGAATCATACTAACCATGTACGACAACAGGACCCGTCTATCCAGGGACGTGGCGGAACAGGTGCGCCAGCGATTCCCCAAGGAGACCTTCGACACCATAATCCCAAGGAACGTGCGGGTGAGCGAGTCCCCCAGCTACGGCATGCCGGTGGTGACCTACGACCCCAGCAGCCAGGGGGCCCAGGCCTACGTGGAGCTGGCCCAGGAGGTGCTGGGGCGTCTATAG
- a CDS encoding methyl-accepting chemotaxis protein yields the protein MVKGSIRTKLIAVVLGGALAVLGGITAITAVNVRRSAMEAGLKEGLYASRADAARVEEELQRAMDVAYEVSQVLGAMVESGAQSREGARNILVRTLASHPDFFAMSCGFEPNAFDGRDQDYVNKPWHDGTGRFVPYVYNDGGTIKTEPLVGYDKEGEGDWYLVPVRTGKLFLTEPYEYPVGGKKVLMTTVSSPVKAKGKVIGAVTVDISLDKIQSIVSGLKFFDSGFARLMSYNGIVAAHKDGERINKPAGELKDPSGQRFLERIRRGEEWHERAWNESAKRYTIKINTPVRVDGVDTPWSFGGVLFEEEVYAKANRLVTTVVLLSALGALALAAVVFFGANRITAPIRRLSALADRAASGDLSMGEDELVMRTGDETEALSRSIYGMMSSLRGTLGAISQAVSDLSPQRPGGVRLLPGGVGGHGAVLVPRVRHI from the coding sequence ATGGTCAAGGGCAGCATAAGGACGAAGCTCATAGCGGTGGTCTTAGGTGGAGCCCTGGCGGTTCTTGGGGGCATAACCGCCATCACCGCGGTGAACGTGAGGAGGAGCGCCATGGAGGCGGGGCTCAAGGAGGGGCTTTACGCCTCAAGGGCCGACGCCGCCAGGGTGGAGGAAGAGCTCCAGCGGGCCATGGACGTGGCGTACGAGGTTTCCCAGGTACTTGGGGCCATGGTGGAGTCCGGCGCCCAAAGCCGGGAGGGGGCCCGGAACATACTGGTTAGAACCTTGGCATCCCACCCGGACTTCTTCGCCATGTCCTGCGGGTTTGAGCCCAACGCCTTCGACGGCCGGGACCAGGACTACGTGAACAAACCCTGGCACGACGGCACCGGCCGGTTCGTGCCCTACGTTTACAACGACGGCGGCACCATCAAGACCGAGCCCCTGGTGGGCTACGACAAGGAAGGGGAGGGGGACTGGTACCTGGTGCCGGTGAGGACCGGCAAGCTCTTCCTCACGGAGCCCTACGAGTACCCGGTGGGGGGGAAGAAGGTCCTCATGACCACCGTGTCGTCTCCGGTGAAGGCCAAGGGCAAGGTCATAGGGGCGGTGACGGTGGACATATCGCTGGACAAGATCCAAAGCATCGTCTCGGGCCTTAAATTCTTCGACTCCGGGTTCGCCCGCCTCATGTCCTACAACGGGATCGTGGCGGCCCACAAGGACGGGGAGCGGATAAACAAGCCCGCAGGGGAGCTCAAGGACCCCTCGGGGCAGAGGTTTTTGGAGAGGATCCGCCGCGGTGAGGAGTGGCATGAGCGGGCGTGGAACGAGTCCGCCAAGAGGTACACCATAAAGATCAACACTCCGGTTCGGGTGGATGGGGTGGACACCCCCTGGAGCTTTGGGGGGGTGCTCTTTGAGGAGGAGGTTTACGCCAAGGCCAACAGGCTGGTGACCACCGTGGTGCTCCTGTCGGCGCTGGGGGCCTTGGCGCTGGCGGCGGTGGTCTTCTTCGGGGCCAACAGGATAACGGCCCCCATAAGGAGGCTTTCGGCCCTGGCGGACCGGGCGGCCTCCGGGGACCTTTCCATGGGGGAGGACGAGCTGGTCATGAGGACCGGCGACGAGACCGAGGCTCTGTCCCGGTCCATCTACGGCATGATGAGCTCCCTCCGGGGGACGCTGGGGGCCATATCCCAGGCGGTGTCGGACCTCTCCCCGCAGCGCCCAGGTGGTGTCCGGCTCCTCCCGGGAGGCGTCGGAGGCCATGGAGCGGTGCTCGTCCCTCGTGTCCGACACATCTAA